Proteins co-encoded in one Methylobacterium sp. WL1 genomic window:
- a CDS encoding PBP1A family penicillin-binding protein, with protein sequence MRLPTLTEIKIRIERAALAFDAWVNAGLYDSGRSTGAAYERFQRVMGRFAVHGWKRIALDLTSEAVTLGAGGAVLLLAFAQPAFQLTSENWLKQQDLAVTFLDRYGTEVGRRGIKHDDSLKLDEFPDIMIKALVSTEDRRFYEHWGIDPIGTLRALVNNSRGGGGTQGGSSITQQLAKNLFLTNERSLERKINEAFLALWLESHLTKNEILKLYLDRAYMGGGTFGAVAAADYYFGKPLKDISLAEAAMLAGLFKAPTKYAPHVNLPAARARAADVLHNMVEAGFVTEGQIQTALRNPATPVTRTRDITADYYLDWAFGEIKAMADAGKLRNDRVLTVKTPLDLAIQKRADEAVADILRKSGDAFDVDEAAMVILDPDGALRAMVGGADYGESQFNRATDALRQPGSSFKPYVYSAALLSGLFKPETTVVDSPVCIGNWCPQNYGRSYAGRVPMWLAVAKSINTIPIKISISLGKAMGISHEARAAKAGRAKITDLAHKMGITSNLIDTVSMPIGSDEVTVIDQAAGYAVFANGGYKAKPYAAMEVKNSSGEVIYRHADEAPDRVLPPQVVADMNFMLNKVVEEGTGKRAQLEGVKVAGKSGTTNAYRDAWFVGYTGNYVGAVWFGNDDHTSTNKLTGGSLPAQLWHDVMEPAHQGIEIKGLPGLKESPRAAQQQASGGPTAPIDPNASAYGKLSRRSFEVIGGLNGLFRTVERPPAGDARPDAAGGVDKATQKTDRKPGDRAAAPPAQPREVAEGARSVGGRIELR encoded by the coding sequence GTGCGCCTGCCGACGCTCACCGAGATCAAGATCCGCATCGAGCGCGCCGCGCTGGCGTTCGATGCCTGGGTCAATGCCGGCCTCTACGACAGCGGTCGCTCGACCGGCGCGGCCTACGAACGCTTCCAGCGGGTCATGGGCCGGTTCGCCGTCCACGGCTGGAAGCGGATCGCCCTCGACCTGACCAGCGAGGCCGTCACCCTGGGGGCCGGTGGCGCGGTTCTGCTGCTCGCCTTCGCGCAGCCCGCGTTCCAGCTGACCAGCGAGAACTGGCTGAAGCAGCAGGACCTCGCCGTCACGTTCCTGGACCGGTACGGCACCGAGGTCGGCCGGCGCGGCATCAAGCACGACGACTCGCTCAAGCTCGACGAGTTTCCCGACATCATGATCAAGGCGCTGGTCTCCACCGAGGACCGGCGCTTCTACGAGCACTGGGGCATCGACCCGATCGGCACCCTGCGGGCCCTGGTCAACAACTCGCGCGGCGGCGGCGGCACGCAGGGCGGCTCCTCGATCACGCAGCAGCTGGCCAAGAACCTGTTTCTGACCAACGAGCGGTCGCTGGAGCGCAAGATCAACGAGGCATTCCTGGCCCTGTGGCTGGAGAGCCACCTGACCAAGAACGAGATCCTGAAGCTCTACCTCGACCGGGCCTACATGGGCGGCGGGACGTTCGGCGCCGTGGCGGCGGCGGATTACTATTTCGGCAAGCCGTTGAAAGACATCAGCCTGGCCGAGGCGGCCATGCTGGCGGGATTGTTCAAGGCGCCGACGAAATACGCCCCGCACGTCAACCTGCCCGCCGCCCGCGCCCGCGCCGCGGACGTGCTCCACAACATGGTAGAAGCCGGCTTCGTCACGGAAGGGCAGATACAGACCGCCCTCCGCAACCCGGCGACCCCGGTAACTCGCACCCGCGACATCACCGCCGATTATTACCTCGATTGGGCATTCGGCGAGATCAAGGCCATGGCCGATGCGGGCAAGCTCCGCAACGACCGCGTCCTGACGGTCAAGACACCCCTCGACCTCGCGATCCAGAAGCGGGCCGACGAGGCTGTGGCCGACATCCTGCGCAAGTCCGGCGACGCCTTCGACGTCGACGAGGCCGCCATGGTCATCCTTGATCCCGACGGGGCACTGCGCGCCATGGTTGGCGGCGCCGATTACGGCGAGAGCCAGTTCAATCGCGCCACCGACGCGCTGCGCCAGCCCGGCTCGTCGTTCAAGCCCTACGTCTACTCCGCTGCCCTCCTATCGGGGCTGTTCAAGCCAGAGACCACGGTGGTCGACAGCCCGGTCTGCATCGGCAACTGGTGCCCACAGAATTACGGCCGGTCCTATGCCGGCCGGGTGCCGATGTGGCTCGCCGTGGCGAAATCGATCAACACGATCCCGATCAAGATCTCGATCTCGCTCGGCAAGGCCATGGGTATCAGCCATGAGGCGCGCGCCGCGAAGGCCGGCCGCGCGAAGATCACCGATTTGGCCCACAAGATGGGCATCACCTCGAACCTGATCGACACGGTCTCGATGCCGATCGGCTCCGACGAGGTGACGGTGATCGACCAGGCCGCCGGCTACGCGGTGTTCGCCAACGGCGGCTACAAGGCCAAGCCCTACGCCGCCATGGAGGTCAAGAACTCGTCCGGCGAGGTGATCTACCGCCACGCCGACGAGGCGCCCGATCGGGTGCTCCCGCCCCAGGTCGTCGCCGACATGAACTTCATGCTCAACAAGGTGGTCGAGGAGGGGACCGGCAAGCGCGCTCAGCTCGAGGGCGTGAAGGTCGCCGGTAAGTCCGGCACCACGAACGCCTACCGGGATGCGTGGTTCGTCGGCTACACCGGCAATTACGTCGGCGCGGTCTGGTTCGGGAACGACGACCACACCTCGACCAACAAGCTGACCGGCGGTTCGCTCCCCGCCCAGCTCTGGCACGACGTGATGGAGCCGGCCCACCAGGGCATCGAGATCAAGGGTTTGCCCGGCCTGAAGGAAAGCCCGCGGGCCGCCCAGCAGCAGGCGTCCGGCGGTCCGACCGCACCGATCGATCCGAATGCCAGTGCCTACGGCAAGCTCTCGCGTCGCTCCTTCGAGGTGATCGGCGGCTTGAACGGCCTGTTCCGCACCGTCGAGCGCCCGCCCGCGGGCGACGCGCGGCCGGATGCCGCTGGTGGCGTCGACAAGGCGACCCAGAAGACCGACCGGAAGCCCGGCGACCGGGCCGCGGCACCCCCGGCCCAGCCGCGCGAGGTCGCCGAGGGCGCACGGTCCGTCGGCGGCCGCATCGAGCTGCGGTGA
- a CDS encoding class I SAM-dependent methyltransferase, whose protein sequence is MAGDITQTEYWNGEVGTRWARNQAVLDAVFAPLTEALFARLTLQPGQSVLDIGCGSGTTTLEAARRVGPQGSVTGADISAPLLAVAQDRAEAEPPGAAPIRFVEADVENAALGTYQQALSRFGVMFFPESARAFANIRRMLQPEGRLTFLCWRALPENLWVTVPRDAVLPLLPEIPPPPQPDTPGPFRFADHERLVALLRGAGFGTVTCNAIDRDVVLGRGASETEAAEAAAHVALNLGPTARLLREAEPDLRARAEAAVTAALHPHAEGGIVSLRASCWLVQAS, encoded by the coding sequence ATGGCCGGCGACATCACCCAGACGGAGTATTGGAACGGCGAGGTCGGCACCCGCTGGGCCCGCAATCAGGCGGTGCTCGACGCGGTGTTCGCACCGCTCACCGAGGCGCTGTTCGCGCGCCTGACGCTCCAGCCCGGGCAATCCGTGCTCGATATCGGCTGCGGCTCGGGCACCACGACGCTGGAGGCCGCCCGCCGGGTCGGTCCGCAAGGGAGCGTGACCGGCGCGGACATCTCGGCGCCGCTGCTCGCGGTCGCCCAGGACCGGGCCGAGGCGGAACCACCCGGTGCCGCGCCGATCCGGTTCGTCGAGGCGGACGTGGAGAACGCCGCTCTCGGAACCTATCAGCAGGCCTTGTCACGGTTCGGCGTGATGTTCTTTCCGGAGTCGGCCCGGGCCTTCGCCAACATCCGCCGGATGCTCCAGCCCGAGGGACGGCTGACCTTCCTGTGCTGGCGGGCGCTGCCGGAGAACCTTTGGGTGACGGTGCCGCGCGATGCGGTGCTGCCGCTCCTGCCCGAGATCCCGCCGCCGCCACAACCGGATACGCCCGGTCCGTTCCGCTTCGCCGACCATGAGCGGCTGGTCGCGCTGCTGCGCGGCGCAGGTTTCGGGACCGTGACCTGTAACGCGATCGACCGGGACGTGGTGCTCGGCCGCGGCGCCAGCGAGACAGAGGCGGCGGAGGCCGCCGCCCATGTCGCGCTCAATCTCGGGCCGACCGCGCGTCTCCTCCGCGAGGCCGAGCCAGATCTGCGTGCCCGGGCCGAGGCCGCCGTCACCGCGGCCCTGCACCCGCACGCGGAGGGCGGTATCGTCAGTCTGCGCGCCTCCTGCTGGCTGGTCCAGGCAAGCTGA
- the gshB gene encoding glutathione synthase has protein sequence MGLTVAVQMDPIQNIRIAGDTTFALLLEAQRRGHDLIYYTPDRLSMQGRRVTARVERLTVQDVEGAHFTLTPPERIDLAEADVVLMRQDPPFDMAYITATHMLQRIHPETLVVNDPFEVRNAPEKLFVLDFPELMPPTLISRDKAEIEAFRLEHGTVAMKPLHGHGGAAVFKVTETDPNFGSMFDLFATTFREAWVIQRYLDRVTEGDKRIILVDGVAMGAVNRVPAANDIRSNMVRGGAASASELTEREREICATIGPELARRGLILVGIDVIDGHLTEINVTSPTGIRAIQRLGGPDLSVAVWDAIESRIAARKGV, from the coding sequence ATGGGCCTGACTGTCGCCGTCCAGATGGACCCGATCCAGAACATCCGGATCGCCGGGGACACGACCTTCGCTCTGCTGCTCGAGGCGCAGCGGCGGGGTCATGACCTGATCTACTACACGCCCGACCGGCTCTCGATGCAGGGCCGGCGGGTCACGGCTCGGGTCGAGCGTCTGACGGTCCAGGACGTCGAGGGCGCGCATTTCACGCTCACGCCGCCGGAGCGGATCGACCTTGCCGAGGCGGACGTGGTGCTGATGCGCCAGGATCCGCCGTTCGACATGGCCTACATCACGGCCACCCACATGCTGCAGCGGATCCATCCGGAGACGCTGGTGGTCAACGATCCCTTCGAGGTGCGCAATGCGCCCGAGAAGCTGTTCGTGCTTGATTTTCCCGAGCTGATGCCCCCGACCCTGATCAGCCGCGACAAGGCCGAGATCGAGGCCTTCCGGTTGGAGCACGGCACCGTCGCGATGAAGCCGTTGCACGGGCACGGTGGCGCTGCCGTCTTCAAGGTCACCGAGACGGACCCGAACTTCGGCTCGATGTTCGACCTGTTCGCCACCACCTTCCGGGAGGCCTGGGTGATCCAGCGCTACCTCGACCGGGTGACCGAGGGCGACAAGCGCATCATCCTGGTGGACGGGGTGGCGATGGGCGCGGTCAACCGGGTGCCGGCGGCCAACGACATCCGGTCGAACATGGTGCGCGGCGGGGCCGCCTCGGCTTCGGAGCTGACCGAGCGCGAGCGCGAGATCTGCGCGACGATCGGTCCGGAGCTAGCCCGGCGCGGCCTGATCCTTGTCGGGATCGACGTGATCGACGGACATCTCACCGAGATCAACGTCACCTCCCCCACCGGCATCCGGGCCATCCAGCGGCTCGGCGGCCCGGACCTCTCGGTGGCAGTCTGGGACGCGATCGAATCCCGGATCGCAGCGCGCAAGGGTGTCTGA
- a CDS encoding carbohydrate porin → MSFKSLPPLALGLTLAALPAAAQQRVRTVYEGAGADPRISVSQPESTSQASGGYVRSIEPSLGALGDPLGLRPVLKARGIEYSVTYIADLLGNPTGGLRQGAIVEDRLNLRLNLDLDRLAGWEGATIHANAYFIHGTGLSRYYVGDLLTTSVIEALPSSRLYVLWFDQSLMDGQLGLRIGQQAADTEFFVSQTATLFVNSTFGWPAITGLDLPSGGPAYPLSAPAIRAKYAPGNGFSLQVGLYDGDPAGANRPGPDPEAQRLNRTGTNFRTNDPALIVAEATYAFNIEPGAEGLPGDITFGGWQHFGRFDSLRFDITGVPLADPNATGIGRPLRGNAGFYGIYDQTLYRESGKDDEGLGFFVRTAYSPTRSSLIDAYVDAGLAYKGLFDGRDDDTVGVSLAHARISDDAHRADRDTILYTGVPTPRRRAETVLEATYQAVVVPGFTVQPDLQYVFHPGAGIAGPDGRRLRNAVVLGVRASVQY, encoded by the coding sequence ATGTCGTTCAAGAGTTTACCTCCGTTGGCCCTCGGCCTCACCTTGGCCGCCCTGCCGGCCGCGGCGCAGCAGCGGGTGCGGACCGTCTACGAGGGTGCGGGCGCCGATCCGCGGATCTCGGTCTCGCAGCCGGAGAGCACCAGCCAGGCGTCCGGCGGCTATGTCCGGTCGATCGAGCCGTCGTTGGGCGCGCTTGGCGATCCCCTGGGGTTGCGCCCGGTGCTGAAAGCGCGTGGCATCGAGTACAGCGTCACCTACATCGCCGACCTATTGGGCAACCCGACCGGCGGTCTTCGTCAGGGGGCGATCGTCGAGGATCGCCTGAACCTGCGGCTCAACCTCGATCTCGACCGGCTGGCCGGCTGGGAGGGCGCGACGATCCACGCCAACGCCTACTTCATCCACGGCACCGGCTTGTCGCGCTACTATGTCGGCGACCTGCTCACCACGAGCGTGATCGAGGCGCTGCCGTCGAGCCGGCTGTACGTGCTGTGGTTCGATCAGAGCCTGATGGACGGGCAGCTCGGCCTCCGGATCGGCCAGCAGGCGGCCGACACCGAGTTCTTCGTCAGCCAGACCGCGACTTTGTTCGTGAACTCCACCTTCGGCTGGCCGGCGATCACCGGGCTCGACCTGCCGAGCGGCGGTCCGGCCTATCCGCTCTCGGCGCCCGCGATCCGCGCGAAGTACGCGCCGGGCAATGGTTTCTCCCTTCAGGTCGGGCTCTACGATGGCGATCCCGCGGGGGCGAACCGGCCAGGCCCGGATCCGGAGGCGCAGCGACTGAACCGTACCGGCACGAACTTCCGGACCAACGACCCGGCCCTGATCGTCGCCGAGGCGACCTACGCGTTCAATATCGAGCCGGGAGCCGAAGGCCTGCCCGGCGACATCACGTTCGGCGGCTGGCAGCATTTCGGCCGGTTCGACAGCCTGCGCTTTGACATCACCGGGGTGCCGCTGGCCGACCCGAACGCCACCGGCATCGGCCGCCCCCTGCGCGGCAATGCCGGATTCTACGGCATCTACGACCAGACCCTGTACCGGGAATCCGGCAAGGACGACGAGGGCCTCGGCTTCTTCGTGCGCACCGCCTACTCGCCGACCCGCTCAAGCCTGATCGACGCCTACGTCGATGCCGGCCTCGCCTACAAGGGCCTGTTCGACGGCCGCGACGACGACACCGTCGGGGTCAGCCTCGCTCATGCCCGGATCAGCGACGACGCCCACCGGGCCGACCGGGACACGATCCTCTACACCGGCGTCCCGACGCCGCGGCGACGGGCCGAGACGGTGCTGGAGGCGACCTACCAAGCCGTGGTGGTTCCGGGCTTCACGGTGCAGCCCGACCTCCAATACGTCTTCCATCCGGGTGCCGGCATAGCCGGCCCGGATGGACGCCGCTTGCGCAACGCGGTGGTGCTCGGGGTGCGCGCCAGCGTGCAGTACTGA
- a CDS encoding YcgN family cysteine cluster protein: MSKPEALRHGVAEPFWRTKTLEAMTPSEWESLCDGCGRCCLIKLEDDETGEVHHTDIGCTLLDGLTCRCRDYARRQKRVPDCVRLTPEAVRTIPWLPPTCGYRLVRDGEPLYPWHPLVSGRASSVHEAGISIRGRLAGNEEEFSDDELPDRIVAWPGADPDER, from the coding sequence ATGTCCAAGCCCGAGGCGCTGCGCCACGGGGTCGCCGAGCCGTTCTGGCGGACCAAGACCCTCGAAGCCATGACGCCGTCCGAGTGGGAGAGCCTGTGCGACGGGTGCGGTCGGTGCTGCCTGATCAAGCTCGAGGATGACGAGACCGGCGAGGTCCATCATACCGATATCGGCTGCACCCTGCTCGACGGCCTGACCTGCCGCTGCCGCGATTATGCCCGCCGGCAGAAGCGCGTGCCCGACTGCGTCCGCCTCACCCCGGAGGCGGTGCGGACGATCCCGTGGCTGCCGCCGACCTGCGGCTATCGGCTCGTGCGCGACGGCGAACCGCTCTATCCGTGGCATCCCCTTGTCTCAGGCCGGGCCTCCAGCGTGCACGAGGCCGGCATCTCCATCCGCGGCCGGCTCGCCGGCAACGAGGAGGAGTTCTCCGACGACGAGTTGCCGGACCGGATCGTGGCTTGGCCGGGGGCGGATCCGGACGAGCGCTGA
- a CDS encoding gamma-glutamyltransferase family protein yields MLETPVFSDSAVAAPHHLAASAGRTVLAQGGNAIEAMVAMAASIAVVYPHMNSIGGDGFWLVRERGGRVRGIEACGPAGRLATIQRYREKGYDTIPSRGPDAMVTVAGAVGGWDLALALSKALGGRLPLDVLLADAITQARDGVPVSPSEERYKPQPGDTLHEAPNFAATFLNDGKPYRAGEIRKLAALGATLEQLAHAGLDDFYRGDVAHEIGADLERLDAPVTRADLKAYQAVERRPLAMRRRDATLFNFPPPTQGLAALIILGLFDRLNVATPESTAHYHGLIEATKRAFAIRDRVVTDFGRLRHDMEEFLVPAFLATEAARIDMKRAATVPLRDSPGDTVWMGAIDRDGLAVSYIQSVYWEYGSGVVLPRTGIDWLNRGVSFSLDPDAVNPLEPGRRPFHTLIPALACFDDGRVMAYGAMGGDGQPQFQAQIFCRYADYGFSVADAVDAPRLLYGRTWGAPSLSVKVEDRFDPAILSALERMGHQIEPVGVPYSDTLGHAGMLVRRARDGRIEAMHDPRSDGGALGF; encoded by the coding sequence ATGCTCGAGACCCCCGTCTTCTCCGACAGCGCTGTTGCGGCCCCTCACCATCTCGCGGCCTCGGCCGGCCGGACCGTGCTGGCACAGGGCGGCAACGCCATCGAGGCGATGGTGGCGATGGCGGCCTCGATCGCCGTGGTCTACCCGCACATGAACAGCATCGGCGGCGATGGATTCTGGCTGGTTCGCGAGCGCGGCGGCCGGGTGCGCGGCATCGAGGCATGCGGGCCGGCCGGGCGCCTCGCGACGATCCAGCGCTACCGTGAAAAGGGCTACGATACGATCCCGTCGCGCGGCCCCGACGCCATGGTGACGGTGGCCGGCGCGGTCGGCGGCTGGGACCTCGCTCTGGCGCTGTCCAAGGCGCTCGGCGGCCGCCTGCCCCTGGACGTGTTGCTCGCCGACGCGATCACCCAGGCCCGCGACGGTGTCCCGGTCTCACCCAGCGAGGAGCGCTACAAGCCGCAACCGGGCGACACCTTGCATGAGGCCCCGAACTTCGCCGCGACCTTTCTTAACGACGGCAAGCCCTACCGGGCGGGCGAGATCCGCAAGCTCGCGGCCCTCGGGGCGACCCTCGAGCAGCTCGCACATGCCGGGCTGGACGACTTTTATCGAGGCGATGTCGCCCACGAGATCGGCGCCGACCTGGAACGCCTCGACGCGCCGGTGACCCGGGCCGACCTCAAGGCCTACCAGGCGGTCGAGCGCAGGCCCTTGGCGATGCGTCGGCGCGACGCCACGCTGTTCAACTTCCCGCCCCCGACCCAGGGGCTCGCGGCCTTGATCATCCTCGGCCTGTTCGACCGCCTGAATGTCGCCACCCCGGAGAGCACGGCGCATTATCACGGGCTGATCGAGGCGACGAAGCGCGCCTTCGCGATCCGCGACCGGGTGGTGACCGATTTCGGCCGCCTGCGGCACGACATGGAGGAGTTCCTGGTGCCGGCTTTCCTCGCCACGGAAGCCGCGCGTATCGACATGAAGCGCGCCGCAACGGTTCCCTTGCGCGATTCCCCCGGCGACACCGTCTGGATGGGGGCGATCGACCGCGACGGGCTGGCGGTCTCGTACATCCAGTCGGTCTACTGGGAATACGGTTCCGGGGTGGTTCTGCCGCGCACCGGCATCGACTGGCTCAACCGGGGCGTCTCGTTCTCCCTCGACCCGGACGCCGTGAACCCGCTGGAGCCCGGGCGGCGCCCGTTCCACACCCTGATCCCGGCGCTGGCCTGTTTCGATGACGGCCGGGTCATGGCCTACGGAGCGATGGGCGGCGACGGCCAACCGCAATTTCAGGCGCAGATCTTCTGCCGCTACGCCGATTACGGGTTTTCCGTCGCCGATGCGGTCGATGCCCCCCGGCTGCTCTACGGCCGGACCTGGGGCGCGCCCTCGCTCAGCGTGAAGGTGGAGGATCGGTTCGATCCGGCGATCCTGTCGGCTCTGGAGCGCATGGGCCACCAGATCGAGCCGGTCGGCGTACCCTACAGCGACACGCTGGGCCATGCCGGCATGCTCGTCCGCCGGGCCCGCGATGGGCGGATCGAGGCGATGCACGACCCGCGTTCCGACGGCGGGGCGTTGGGGTTCTGA
- a CDS encoding sodium:proton antiporter, whose product MVIFEWVVGVLFGAVLLAALARRLGAPYPAFLALGGVALAFVPGVPNLRLDPELALALFLAPVLLDAGFDASLRDMRENWRAVFGLAVGAVAVTTLAVALVAHLIVPDMPIAACIVLGAVVAPPDAVAALAVLKHAPMPHRLATILRGESLLNDAASLIIYRLAVTAAMADGFHPAEVAPAFMLGVVASLAAGPCLGLAFVALTKRVTDPASTIVMQFVAAFGIWLAAERLEMSGVLTIVTFAVTVARRAPGITAPRTRVISYAVWDTAVFVLNVLAFILIGIQIDPIQDRLTGADSWQAMFLAAAIFATVVVTRLAWVLPTTGLKGLGLRQAGARAKFGPGLALSWAGMRGIVTVAAALALPMEFPHRDLVVFTAFFTVLGTLIVQGLTLRPLLAHLKLEDDDPVGREVGWARAAAYKAALESLAESGDEPAIDSLRAEFRSALEEAEAHEEGLAPESLPSDAARRRSVAAARNAVLSLRRQGRIGDDAYFLLEEEFDWAELNATPKAET is encoded by the coding sequence ATGGTAATCTTCGAGTGGGTTGTCGGCGTCCTGTTCGGCGCCGTCCTTTTGGCCGCGCTGGCGCGTCGGCTGGGTGCGCCTTACCCGGCGTTCCTGGCGCTCGGCGGCGTCGCGCTGGCCTTCGTGCCCGGGGTACCGAACCTGCGGCTCGATCCCGAACTGGCGCTCGCCCTGTTCCTCGCCCCCGTCCTGCTCGATGCCGGCTTCGACGCGTCCCTGCGGGACATGCGCGAGAACTGGCGCGCGGTGTTCGGGTTGGCGGTGGGCGCGGTGGCGGTCACGACGCTCGCCGTCGCGCTCGTGGCCCATCTCATCGTGCCCGACATGCCGATCGCGGCCTGCATCGTGCTTGGCGCCGTGGTCGCGCCGCCCGACGCCGTGGCGGCCCTGGCGGTGCTGAAGCACGCGCCGATGCCACACCGGCTCGCCACGATCCTGCGCGGCGAGAGCCTTCTGAACGACGCCGCATCGCTAATCATCTACCGCCTGGCGGTGACGGCTGCGATGGCGGACGGCTTTCATCCGGCCGAGGTCGCCCCGGCCTTCATGCTCGGCGTGGTGGCCAGTTTGGCCGCCGGACCCTGCCTGGGCCTGGCCTTCGTCGCACTGACGAAGCGCGTGACCGACCCGGCGAGCACCATCGTGATGCAGTTCGTCGCGGCGTTCGGGATCTGGCTCGCCGCGGAGCGTCTGGAGATGTCGGGGGTGCTGACCATCGTCACCTTCGCGGTCACGGTCGCCCGCCGGGCGCCCGGCATCACGGCCCCGCGCACCCGGGTGATCTCCTACGCGGTCTGGGACACGGCGGTATTCGTCCTCAACGTCCTGGCCTTCATCCTGATCGGCATTCAGATCGATCCGATCCAGGACCGCCTGACCGGTGCAGATTCCTGGCAGGCGATGTTCCTCGCCGCCGCGATCTTCGCCACCGTCGTGGTGACCCGTCTGGCCTGGGTCCTGCCCACGACCGGCCTCAAGGGCCTCGGCCTGCGTCAGGCCGGTGCCCGCGCGAAGTTCGGGCCGGGGCTCGCTCTGTCCTGGGCCGGGATGCGCGGCATCGTCACGGTCGCGGCCGCCCTGGCGCTGCCGATGGAGTTCCCGCACCGGGACCTCGTGGTGTTCACCGCCTTCTTCACGGTTTTGGGCACGCTGATCGTTCAGGGCCTGACCCTGCGTCCGCTGCTCGCGCACCTGAAGCTGGAGGATGACGATCCGGTTGGCCGGGAAGTGGGCTGGGCGCGCGCCGCCGCCTACAAGGCGGCCCTCGAGAGCCTGGCCGAATCCGGTGACGAGCCGGCGATCGATTCCCTGCGCGCCGAGTTCCGCTCGGCCCTCGAAGAGGCCGAGGCCCACGAGGAGGGCCTTGCTCCCGAGAGTCTCCCCTCGGATGCCGCCCGCCGCCGGTCGGTGGCGGCTGCGCGCAATGCGGTTCTCTCGCTGCGGCGGCAGGGCCGCATCGGAGACGATGCCTATTTCCTGCTGGAGGAGGAGTTCGACTGGGCCGAACTCAACGCCACGCCGAAGGCGGAGACCTGA
- a CDS encoding OsmC family protein, whose product MDATALRALQAPIKDQYRTAPDSAVITLKARGTLDDTKIACKVETGRAIAEAGLHPATGGSGLELCSGDMLLEALVACAGVTLKAVATALAIPLRSGTVSAEGDLDFRGTLGVDKEAPVGFRSIRLFFTLDTDASEDKLADLLKLTERYCVVFQTLNHKPALSVAVTSA is encoded by the coding sequence ATGGACGCCACCGCTCTGCGAGCCCTCCAGGCTCCGATCAAGGACCAGTACCGCACGGCGCCGGATTCGGCGGTGATCACCCTGAAGGCACGGGGTACCCTCGACGACACCAAGATCGCCTGCAAGGTCGAGACCGGCCGCGCCATCGCGGAAGCCGGGCTCCACCCGGCGACCGGCGGCTCCGGCCTCGAACTGTGCTCCGGGGACATGCTGCTCGAAGCGCTGGTCGCGTGCGCGGGCGTGACCCTCAAGGCAGTGGCGACAGCGCTCGCGATTCCGCTGCGCTCCGGCACGGTGAGTGCGGAGGGCGACCTCGATTTTCGCGGAACGCTCGGCGTCGACAAGGAAGCGCCTGTGGGCTTTCGCAGCATCCGGCTGTTCTTCACTCTGGATACCGACGCCTCGGAGGACAAACTCGCAGACCTGCTCAAGCTGACCGAGCGCTACTGCGTCGTGTTCCAGACCCTGAACCACAAACCCGCGCTGTCGGTCGCCGTCACGTCGGCCTGA
- a CDS encoding DUF1214 domain-containing protein — MRFAIPASPGRSAAAGEPRPAPKVRSLGGAGRFLARVWRKSSVAGLAVYALALGGVLGLASADWATRGGYPFGGVPVGAWTAWPRAGAGNADPYTRAVNARRGEIPLAVGEGLLLTAAADDQGQALDATCAYRIGGGTPPARAWTLTVAGRGARDPGRPAMREGFTSTEVLRSADGRFSVILAPDVQPGNWLPSPRDSGPVRLALRLYDTPVAASVGSLDRASVPAITRLGCAS, encoded by the coding sequence ATGAGGTTCGCAATCCCCGCTAGTCCCGGCCGCAGCGCTGCGGCTGGAGAACCCCGTCCCGCGCCGAAGGTCCGGTCCCTCGGCGGCGCCGGCCGGTTCCTCGCCCGTGTCTGGCGCAAGAGCTCGGTCGCCGGCCTCGCGGTCTACGCCCTGGCGCTCGGCGGGGTGCTCGGCCTCGCCAGCGCCGATTGGGCGACGCGGGGCGGCTATCCGTTCGGCGGCGTGCCGGTCGGCGCCTGGACGGCCTGGCCCCGGGCGGGGGCCGGGAATGCCGATCCCTATACCCGTGCCGTCAACGCCCGCCGGGGGGAGATCCCCCTGGCTGTGGGTGAGGGCCTGCTGCTGACCGCGGCGGCCGACGACCAGGGCCAGGCGCTCGACGCGACCTGCGCCTATCGCATCGGCGGCGGGACGCCGCCGGCCAGGGCCTGGACCCTCACGGTCGCGGGTCGCGGTGCGCGCGATCCCGGGCGTCCGGCCATGCGCGAGGGCTTCACCTCCACGGAGGTACTGCGCTCGGCCGACGGGCGGTTCTCGGTGATCCTCGCCCCCGACGTCCAGCCCGGGAACTGGTTGCCGAGCCCCCGGGACAGCGGGCCTGTGCGCCTGGCCCTGCGCCTTTACGACACGCCGGTCGCCGCCAGCGTCGGATCCCTCGACCGAGCCTCGGTGCCGGCCATCACCCGCCTGGGATGCGCCTCGTGA